The DNA window CGGCAGGGAGCACGTATTGCGCCCGCTTGGAGGCGGAGATGCTGAAGAGGAGCACGATGACCGCCGCCGCCCGCGCCGCAAAGCCGATGGCCGGCGCCTCCGGCCCGCCCTGCCGCCAGAGGCGGACGAGCGGTCCGGCCGAAGCGGCGAGCACGACCGTCCACGCGCCGAGCGCCCAGGGCAGGACGGTGGCGTAGAAGTAGACCGGCCCCGCGCGATGAAAGCGCGCCGGGGAGAGGAAGCGCAGGACGGTCTCGTCGACCAGGGCGTAGCGCAGGAAGCCGGGCTCGCGCGTCCCGGCGGCGACGAGCCACGGCACGACCGGGAGCGCCCCGGCGAGGATCGCGAGCGCGAGCGGCCCGGCGCGCGCGCGACTCGCGCCGCGGGGCAGGGCGCCACGCGCAGCCGCCCAGGCGAGCAATGGGACGGCGACGCCGACCGGGCCCTTGGTGAGCGCGGCGAGACCCATGGCGAGACCGGCCGCGGGCCACCAGCGCGCCGGCGGGCCATCGAGCCGGCCGCGCACGAGGCAGTAGAGCGCGGCGGTGACGAGCGCGGTGAGTGGTACGTCGAAGATCGCAAGTCTCCCGAAGACGAGCATGATCGGCGCCGTCGCCACGACGACGGCGGCCACCAGCGCCCGCGGGCGCCCGATCAGCGCCGCGCCGAGGGCCGCGGTCAGGGCGACCGTTGCGACCGCCCCGAGGGCCGCGGGCAGGCGCGCCGCCGTCTCGCCGACGCCGAGCAGCCGGAAGGCGCCCGCGACGAGCCAGAAGAACAGCACGGGCTTGTCGAGGTAGGGAAGCCCGTTGAAGTGCGGCACCGTCCAGTCACCGCCGGCCAGCATCTCGCGCGCGACCTCGGCGTTCCGCCCCTCGTCCGGGTCGAAGAGCGGCCAGGCACCGAGGCGCCAGGCGAAGAGGAGGACGAGGAGAGCCGGCCCGCCGAGGCGCGCGACCGTGCCGGCGAGGGGCTGGCCGATACGTGCGGGCTGCACCCTCAGGGCGTCACTTGCAGGTCACCGCGCTGCCGAGACCGTTGAACGTGCACGCCGGCCCCGGAGCGCCGGGGAACGCCGCCTCGCCGCACTGGCCCGTCCGCGCCGCCGGCGAGTCGATGACGAAGGTGGCTGAGAGCGGCAGGCCGTTCGGTGGCGCGGCGTACGAGCCGTTCCGTCCGACGGCCGCGAGCCGGATGACGGACGGTGTGGAGGCCACACTCTTCACGATGACCTTGATGATGCCCTGGATGCCGCCGAGACCGTTCTTGTACTGCCAGGCCGTGTGCGACGCGTTCACCTTCCATCCCGTCTGCGTCGCGTAGTTGTACGCGCCGCCCGGGATGAGAGCGTCGACGACGTTCTGGCCCGTCGAGTCGGCGACCAGGATCCGGACGCCCTTGGTCGCGGGATCGAGCGGCGGTGAGAAGGGATAGGCGAGCGTGATCTGCCCCTGGAGCTTCAGCCGGTCGTCGCCGGGGGGCGGGGTCACGTGGGACAGCCTCAGCTTCGCATCGGACACCGCGGTGCCGTTCGTGCACGGATCGCAGGCGTCGCCGAGCCCGTCACCGTCGCCATCGGCCTGATCCGCGTTCGCGTCCTGCGGGCAGTTGTCGCTCGTGTCGCACACCCCGTCGCCGTCTGCGTCGGGACAGGGCGGCAGCGTCGTGGTGGTCGTCGAGGTCGTGGTCGGCGGCGCGGTCGTGGTCGTGCTCGTGGTGGTCGTCGGCGGCGCGGTGGTGGTGGTCGTCGTCGACGTGGTCGTGGTTGGCGGCGCCGTGGTCGTGGACGTCGTGGTGCTCGTGGTCGAGGTCGACGTGCTGGTGGTCGTCGTGGTGGAGGTTGTGGTGGTGGTCGACGTGGTGGTGGTCGAGGTCAACGTGGTGGTGCTCGTGGTGGTCGTCGTGGTGGAGGTTGTGGTGGTAGTCGACGTTGTCGTGGTGCTCGTGGTCGTCGTGGTGAAGGTTGTGGTGGTAGTCGACGTTGTGGTGGTGGTGGTCGTCGTCGTAGTCGTCGTAGTCGTCGTTGTCGTGGTAGTCGTCGTCGTGGTCGTGGTGGTCGTGATGCTCGTCGTCGTGACCGGCGTCTTCGTGATGGTGAACGTGTCGAAGGTGTTGCCGAACTCATCGATGGCGTTCACCGTGAGCGTCGTGTCGAGCGAGAGGCGCACCGAGGTGTAGGAGAAGGTCGCGAAGCTGCAGAAGTTCGTGCCCGACGGACCGTTGGTGCAGTCGTTCGCGAGCCAGTAGCAGATGGTCTTGCTGCCTAAGAACGGCTGGCGGTAGGGCTGCCCGTTGCCGTCGATCTGGGCGCGGCCATCGAGCGTGGCACCGCCGCCGCCCGTCATGATGTAGGTGGTACCGAGACCGTCCTGACCCGATGAGCCGTTGGTCAGGTAGTCGTCGATGTACTTCGTCCGCTCGTAGATGTGGTCGTGTCCGTCGAACACGATGTCGACGCCGTACTGCTCGAAGAGCGGCCCCCACTGGTTGCGGACGTTCGGGTCGCTGCCGATCGAGGCGAGCCCGCTCGCGCACGAGTAGGGCGTCTGGTGCAGGAAGACGAACTTCCACTTCCGGGTCGTCGCCGCCAGGTCGCTCGCCAGCCAGGCGCGCTGCGTCGCGTTGGTGGGCGCGTTGGCGTCGAGCACGATGAAGTGGGCGTCGCCGTCGTCGAACGAGTAGTAGCGCTCCTGCTCGGTGCCGTTGCGCGGCACGGCGAACATCTTGATCTCAACCGAGTTCGCCCAGTTCGAGGCGCCGACATTGTTCACGTCGTGGTTGCCGAGCGTCGGGAAGAAGGTGACGCGCTTCATCGGGTTCGTGTAGTAAGCGAGCGCGTTGCTGTCCCAGTCGGACTGCGTGCCGTTCTGGTAGGCGTTGTCGCCGACCGTGACGATCATCTGCGGGTCGGCCGCGTCCTGGAGGTTGGAGACCGACTGCTCGTGGCTGCTGGCCTGGCCCCAGTCGCCGATCACCGTGAAGAAGAGGTCGGTCGGGTCGCTCGGGTCCTTCAGGGTCGTGAAGTAGGGACCCGACGCACCGGTGTCCTGCACGGTGAGGCCGTTGACCTTCAGGCGATAGTAGTACCGCGTGCCCGAGAAGAGACCACTCAGGCCGACGATGTGACAGGTGCCGGCCGAGCCGATCTCGCAGCTGCCCGCCTGTGCCACCGTCCGGCTGAAGCCGAGAGCAGGCGTGGGGCCGTACTCGACGGTGCTGTCGCCCGCGGTGTCCGTCCACCAGGCGATCGTCATGGTGCTGGTGAGCGCGTCCGGGTTCTCGATGATGGGACCGCGCGTGATCGTGACGGCCGAGGCTCGGCCCGAGACGACGAGCGCTGCGGCGAGCACGAGAAGGGTCTTCGCTCTTATCAAGCAGTCTCCCTCGAGAGGCCGGAGCCGGACATGAACGGATGTGCGCCGCTGGGGCGCGCGACCATACACCGGCGACCCGAGGGGAGGGAAGGCGAAAGGCGCACGCGGACGCATGACAGCGTGAAGGGCGCAAACCGGTCGCCGGCCAGCCAGTGCCGTGGGCCGATCGGCGTTGCGTCTTTTCCGCAAGCATGTCGGTCACCTGCGTGATCTTCCCGACGCAGCGTGCTGGCGTCACGTCCGGCGCCGTGACCGACCTTGCGCCGAGCCTCGCAGCGGCCTAATTTCCCGCGAGCCGGATCGGAGCTTCGAGCGACGCCCGCCGAGCCGGCGATGTGAGCAGACGAGCCGCGTGGCCATGGCGAAGCGGACGGAACGATCGGCCGAGCTTCAGGAGCCGCGGGTTCGTCGCGACCCCCACCGGGCGCCCGCCGCCCCCGATCCGCTGGAGACGCTCGCCCGTGACTGGGCGAACGACGCGCTGGCGGGCGCGGAGCTCTATCGGACGGTGGCGGAGACGGCGACGGACGCGATCGTCACGATCGACGAGAACAGCACGATCCTCTTTGCCAACCGGGCGGTCGAGCGGACTTTCGGCTACGCGCGAGAGGCGCTCATCGGACAGCCCTTGACGATCCTCATGCCCGAGGATCTGCGCCGGTGCCATCGCGACGCGATGCAGCGCTACCTCCGGACGGCCAGGAGGCAGGTCCCGTGGGAGGCCTTCGAGGTGCCCGGCCTGCACAAGGAGGGGCGCCCCATCCCGCTCGAGGTCTCGCTCGGCCACTTCACCCAGGGCGGCCGGCACTTCTTCACCGGCATCATGCGGGACCTGACCGCGCGCAAGCGGAGCGAGCGGCGCCTGGTCGTGCAGCATGCGGCGACGCGCATCCTGGCCGAGGCGGCGACGCTCGGCGACGCGACTCCACGCCTCCTCCAAGCCATCGCCGAGACGCTCGGATGGCAGGCGGGCGCGATCTGGACGGTCGACCGGCCGCGGCAGGCGCTCCGCTGCGTCGAGGTGTGGCACGCCCCCTCCGCTGCCGTGCGCGAGTTCGAGGCGATGTCGCGGCGCATCACACTGGCGCAGGGGGAGGGACTCCCGGGGCGCGTCTGGGCCACCGGCGAACCAGCCTGGGTCTGCGACGTCGCGGATGACGCCAACTTTCCGCGCGCGGCCACGGCACGCAGGGAGGGATTGCACGGCGCCTTCGCCTTCCCGATCCGGCTCGCAGGCGAGGTGCTCGGCGTCGTCGAGTTCTTCAGCCGCGAGATCGAGCAGCCCGACCCCGAGCTCCTGCAGATGACCGAGGCGATCGGCAGCCAGATCGGCCAGTTCATGGAGCGCCGGCGGGCGGAGGAGGCAGCGCGCGAGAGCCACGCGCTCGTGCAGGCGGTCATCGAGGGCGCGACCGACGCGGTCTTCGTGAAGGACGTCGAGGGACGCTATCTGATGATCAACTCGGCGGGCGCCGCAGCGCTCGGGCGGACCGTCGACGACGTCATCGGGAAGGACGACACCCAGCTGCTGCCCCCCGCGACGGCCGCCGCGCTCCAGGCCGACGACCGCACCGTCGTGACCTCGGGGAGCACCCGGACGTTCGAGGACGTCATCACCACCGCCGCCGGCGCGCGCACCTATCTCACCACCAAGGGCCCGTACCGCGACCCCGCCGGCAACGTCGTCGGCGTCATCGGCATCGGGCGGGACATCACCGAGCGGAGCGACCTCCTCGCCCGCGAGCAGGCGGCGCGGGCGGCGGCGGAGGCCGCCGAGCGGCGCGCCGCGTTCCTCGCCGAGGGAGAGCGGCTCCTGGCCTCCTCGCTCGACTTCGAGACGACGCTCTCGACCCTCGCGCGCCTGGCCGTGCCCGAGCTGGCCGACTGGTGCTCGGTGGACGTGCTCGAGGCCGACGGCTCCGTCCGGCGGATCACGGTGGCGCACGCGGATCCGGCGAAGGCGGAGATCGCACGCCAGCTCGAGGTGTATCCACCCGACCCGGCCGGCCGTCATCCCCGGACGCGCGTCCTACGCACCGGCCGCGCCGAGCTGATCCCCGAGATCACGGAGGCCGGCCTGGCGGGGGCGGCGGGCAACCCGGAGCACTTCGAAGTCATGCGTCAGCTCGGCTACCGCTCGTGCATGATCGTGCCGCTCGTCGCACGCGGGCGGTCGCTNNNNNNNNNNNNNNNNNNNNNNNNNNNNNNNNNNNNGGACCTGGCGCTCGCCCAGGAGCTGGCCGCACGCGCCGCGCTGGCCGTCGACAATGCACGCCTCTACCGCGAGGCGCAGGAAGCGCTCGCGCAGGCCGAGCGCGCCAACCGCGCCAAGGACGAGTTCCTGGCCACGGTCTCGCACGAGCTGCGCACGCCGCTCGCGGCGGTGCTCCTGTGGACGCGGCTCATGGCCCGCGGCTCGCTCGATGACGCGAAGAAGGCGCGAGCCCTCGAGCTGATCGAGCGGAACGCGAAGCTCCAGGCGCAGCTCGTCGAGGATCTGCTCGACGTCTCGCGCATCATCAGCGGCAAGCTCCGCGTGGAGGTCCGGCCGATGGACCTCGCGGCCGCGGTGGACGCGGCGCTCGATGCGATCCGCCCCGCCGCCGACG is part of the Deltaproteobacteria bacterium genome and encodes:
- a CDS encoding phospholipid carrier-dependent glycosyltransferase, which codes for MQPARIGQPLAGTVARLGGPALLVLLFAWRLGAWPLFDPDEGRNAEVAREMLAGGDWTVPHFNGLPYLDKPVLFFWLVAGAFRLLGVGETAARLPAALGAVATVALTAALGAALIGRPRALVAAVVVATAPIMLVFGRLAIFDVPLTALVTAALYCLVRGRLDGPPARWWPAAGLAMGLAALTKGPVGVAVPLLAWAAARGALPRGASRARAGPLALAILAGALPVVPWLVAAGTREPGFLRYALVDETVLRFLSPARFHRAGPVYFYATVLPWALGAWTVVLAASAGPLVRLWRQGGPEAPAIGFAARAAAVIVLLFSISASKRAQYVLPAVVPLALLAAIGVAAAPARIAAVISAAGRSALLAGLVAVAAAIAAPHIEGQEFFVLTPRVLAACGLLLLGWGMLAALTSPRRPLAAVACAACFAPGLGLTLLGPLTPYAEARSARALASHIDPTARVVAFETFEPGLAFYLGRPVPLLSDTGGELTSNYVRAEHARLAPSATLWPVAALHSLLRDPAPLYLVAAPTRLRELRRLGGRRLLPLYSDRRSVLLAVRRADADGPGAP